A stretch of DNA from Elephas maximus indicus isolate mEleMax1 chromosome 21, mEleMax1 primary haplotype, whole genome shotgun sequence:
AGGATGATGCTTGAGGGACTTACTCCAAGGTGGTCACCACCCAAGAAGTAGTTCAGGCTACAGACCAGCTGCTGGAGGAGGTAGCCTTGCGGAGGGCCTGGGAGAGTACCGTGCATATTGAAGGTGGCACAGGCCTGTGGAATGGTCAGTAAGGCCGTGCAGCAGTGCCACAGGGTCACCACGgcacctctccctcccacctcacTCCAGGGACACACTCAGTCTGTGTCACCTCCACCTCCATGGGTAGCTCCACACTGAAAAGAGGGGTGCTCTACTCGGACCATCCCAAATCCAGCTGTTGGAAGTTGTTGAGGACCCAGAGAGATGGTGCAGACCTAGGGCCCCCTCAGCAGCTCCCAGAACTCGGCCTGCTGCTTCCTGCTTGCCCAGAGGCCCAGCCATCCCCAGTAGAGCACCTTCCTGCTCATGGTGCAGTCACTCTaaggaaaaaacccaaaacaaacccattgcctttgactccaactcatggggacctcatttGTTACAGTGTAGGCCcaagctctatagggttttcttgacttaatatttacggaagcagatcaccacgccattcttctttcttcagcagcactgctgggtgggtttgaactgccaacctttcagttagtagtcaagcacaaaccatttgcaccatccagggacctcatTCTCTCTAAGGAGGAAAGTTTAATCTCCAGACCAAGACACAGACACTGGCTTCATCTCCAAAACATTTATTCCCCAAATTGAGGCAATCAGTACAAAATTCTCCATCCCACCAGACAATTCTTCAGCCTCCACAATAAGAAGCCTCTTTGAGCTATAAGTGCCTTCTGTAGAATGCCCATGTAGAGTACCCAGTTGGCCCTCTGTTCATAGCTCAATGTGCTCTGTCTGCGCTGGCTTCTCTGCTGCCTTCTTGGCCAGGACCTCAGTCCAGAAAGCCACCTCcttgtctttcagcttctgggCTGCCTTAGTGGTGATGCCAATCTCCAAGTACCCTTCCTTCTGGTCATATGCTGGCCAATGGGGCAGCCCCTCTCCATTGGGGTCCCTGGGAACAGAATCAAATAGAAATTCCCAAAGTTACAGTGTGGTCTGAAGCAACCTTCTGAGACATGCAGGGATCCATTGGCTTCATCTCTGCCAAGAGGCTCACTTGCCTCCAAGACAGGGAGCTCACCATCTCTGGAGGGAGCTTGTTCCCTTTTAAAAAGCTCCCATTGTTAGAGTACTTTGGTCATAGAGTCAAGAGCTTTACCACTTAAACTTCCCAAATAGGTATGCCCTGAAACCCCTGTCCCCAACTCTGCTCCTCTCTGCCACCAATCTCACCCATTCCGAGCAAAGTTGGCCCACAGTTTCATCACCATCTTGCTGAGTTTGACCTCCTCTTCTGTGCCACTCTCTgtggagaagggaaaagaaaaaaagcctttgaTACTCAAAGTATGCTTCATGGACCACCAGCATCAGAATATTGGTTCTTATCCCAGACCTACTGAtagaaaatctgcattttaacaagatcctgggTAATTTGTGTGCACTTCAGGTTTGAGAATTACTGATCTGGGAGTCAGTGATGGGCCTCTAGTCAATCTGTGAGCTGGCTGCATTTATCTTTTTGTGCCCACGTGACCCTCCTTCCCTTTCAGAATCACAATGTCACACCCCATAGCTTCCTTCACAGCAGCTTCAACTCCAAGACTGCTCTCCCTTGGGTATTTTCTCAATCTCCTTTACCCACCCCCCTTTTGATAGTCTGAAAAAAACAGAGCTGAAATGGTCCTATGGGGTTATACAACCAGGAGATGCCCAGAGGCATTGGTGTGTCAGAGAGAACAAAAAGGTGGGTCACAAGTTATCTGTAATACATAGTAGTTAGGTATTATAGACATTGGTAaaggattttctttaaaatattgtgtTATTAAATAGatcaaattttaaaagatgtGAGTTTTAGATAAATGTTAAAATAGATGGTAGATATATagcagatagatagatggtagagaGATATATGCTAGATAATAAATGAGCAGACACgtagagagacacacacacataagaagTGATTCAAAGTTCACAACAAGTCTAGCCTTACTCTCACTCACATTCTGTTATGCTCTTAGGAGTGGGAAATGCAGGGATGGCATTCTAGCCCTACAGGTGACCCACTACCTGTCTTATTGATGCCACAGGTCTGGATTCTGAGAGTGACCACAGCTGAGGGCATGTGAATGCGCATCCCCCATCATGCATGTTAGAGCAGGAGAAAGGCTGGGAACTGCCCAATGTAGTTCAACCCTATTATGGTGAATTCAGGAAACTAAGGCCAGGAAAGAAGGAGGAAATTGCTTAAGGCCACTAAACCGAGACTTGAGCCCAGGTCTCCTAACTACAAGCTCATAGCCAGCAAAGAGCCATCACCTTTTAAAAACGGGGCACCGAAGACCGAGAAGAGCTCGTCCCCGTGATCTCCTATCACCGTCTTGGGTTTCATCTCTGGTGAGAAGCTTGGGCGATACTGAAACTCGTACATGTAGGTGGGGCCTCCGGCATCTGAGAAAACAAGAATTCATGCTCAGTTCATTTTCCCAGATGTGCACCTGGATGATACCAAGGTCTCCAGGGGGCCCTGAGCGTTCAGGGAATTGGTCACACATCTGGGTACTGAGTACACAACACCAACAATATTAATAGTGGCTGAGCTCTGTGAGTGCCAACTGTGTGTTGGGAGCTGTGTGGCCCTGCAGGAAGCCCCTGGTTATCATCTCAATTCAGAAATGGAGTTTCAGGAAAGCTCATTAACTCACTTAAGACTGCATCGTTGATTGAGGTGGGGCAGGAATTTGGGCCtagtatttgttgaaagaatgaatgaatgaatgttgaaattCCTACATCAATCCATTCAAAATGACTATCATTATAGGGCCCTAGGTCAATTCATATAAACCCCTTTGCCTACTGATGCCTTCATACACACAAAAATCTATATACGTCCAGTGTACGCTATTGTATTTCATTGATAAAAGACTAGTTTTCATTCCTTTGGAGAATATCTGCAGTCCAATAGATGTCTTCAATTTTCCCTAGTTTTGAACATTTCCACTGGTATAGAAATTTTACAACTTTTCCCCCTAAGCATAGTAAGAAATTTACAAAATGCAGAGAAATGAACAAAAGGATCACTTACAATCTCAGCACTCAAAGGAAGCCTTTTTTGGTATTTTAGCACATATgcctttaatatatatataattgagaTAATATCATATTTGCTATTTTGGAATATACTAGAATCATTTCTTCACACCATTAAATATCATCCACAAAAAGATTTAACAATATATGTCATACCAACACGAAGATTTGTCTCTGCGCGGTAGAaaaggttaaagtgctcagttgccaactgagaggttggaggttcaagtctaaccagaggtacctgagaagacaggcctgggaatctacttctgaaaaatcagccactgaaaaccctagagagcacagttatactctgacacacatgcggttgccatgagttacagTCAGCTTGACAACAACTAGTAACCTGAAAACATGAGGACTCAGCACAATTCAATTAAtctttcccctcccttcctcatCGTGcccttggattaaaaaaaaagaagtgttgtTTGGAACAATCAGACCTTCTGTAGCTCTGAAATCTACTTGTTAAACAGGTGTTTCAAGGCCAAGCTGAATCTGCTGAAGGAGGTGGTTTAGCCTTGCCCCTGCCACTCAAAAGTTTTagaaaagaaacagaacccaGCCATAGAGGAAAGGCCTTTTGTGAACAAGAGAAGTTATTTTAAGCAGTATCTTGCCcaaaagaaattctttttttttttttttaaagttactgcGTAGGATATATAACACTCCTATGATTACAACACAGGTCTACAGAGGAAAACAGGGCACAGATTTGGGTGACAGCAATTAGAACAAAAGACGCGGAGACTGATAatcaaatatttgcaaattaaaacagagtgtgctgttctctctctctctctcttttttttctttggttgggGTAGGGCTTGTGAAATTGGCAATATTTTTTAATCTCAGTATCCCAAGTGCACAAGAGAGTTAAGAAATCCACAGTCTTATACACTGAATAGCAATTTTGCAATAAGTATCAAGAGCTTTAAAACACTCTTACAGTTCTTGGCAAAGTtgttcatgaaaggagagactggaaggagggagtgggctgacacactagggggagagtaagtgggagtatggagtaaggtgtatataagcttatatgttacagactgacttgatttgtaaatgttcacttaaagctcaataaaaattattaaaaaaataaactcttacagttcagcccagtaattttgcTTCTAAAAAGCAGTCCTAAGAAAATTATTAGAGATGTGGTCAAAGATTTATGCACATAAGGATGAGTATAATGTTATTTGTGGCGTCAAAATAGGAGCAACCAGCCTAAGTATCCAGTAAGAAGGGATGTTAAAGCCCGTTATAATGTATTCATTGAACGGAATCACATGCAGCCAAAGATATATATGTTTTTCAATGGATTTTCAATGACATTGGGAAATGCCTGTAATAAACAAAAATGGTAACATTGATCTTTTAATTATAGGTAAGACATGAAACAATtattaggaaaacaaaaaccaaaaacattgacAGCAAAGTCTCCAGGCAGAAGCACCATGAGTGATACCTCATTTCTTCTATATGCGTTCCtatattttcaaaactttttacaATTCTaacaaattaattttatattcagaaaagttctttttatttaaagGTCTTTAATTAAGAAGACAGTGACATAAATAtaggaatgaaataataaaaagccCCTAAACTCAATGTCATGTAATATCCTGGGATGGATGAGACTAGCAGAAGATGCAGAAGGGGATACCACAGGTCAGACAACTTACAGGAGGCAAAAccaaatttatgaaaaaaatagatttgatcCCAGGTGGCTCCCAGCTAAAGGGTTTCATCAGAACTCTAGTGAGGAAGAAAGGGTAGGTAATTAGCACCTGTACCTTATGGCTGTGAGGTGTGCTTGGACACAAAGTAGTTCAGTATTAAGTAGCCTATTCCATGCTATAGGTAGTTTTGATCATGCTTATAACGTCCTGAATTTAAAAACCCTTCCAGCAGGGTTAGAGAAAGAGGGACCAAGGAAACATTTGTTAGCTTGCACATGAGGAGAACGAGTTAATGGAGTTTGTGGAAAAGGTGAAGTCCAGTAAGGACCTCAAAATGGCATCTAGGAAGAAACATCCATCTACTATTTGGTGAGCTCCTCCATCGTTAACCTCACATCCCACCTACTCAGCTTTGGGGAAGGTGAGGTTGGAAGATCCCATGGAAGACCCTGCCCTGACCCTCAGCGTGTCACAGGCATAAGCTGGAATGGACAAAATCCTGCCACTGATCCTGACATCCTGCATACTGCCTCCTCCCGCACATCACACTGCtcattccttttggttttcttggtcCCTGACAACATCCCTGACACTATGCTTGGCTCCCAATCTTCCCCCAGCTCCATCAATTAACAAAGTAGTTTTCAGGTAGCTCTGACCAAGATGTACCTTCCAATATTTGCTCTCCAGCTCCCATATCATCATGACTTCCGGTAAGGAACACCTGGAGCAGATGCTGTCCATACTCCCACCCATATCCTCCATTTCTGGACATGCCAGCCTGACACCTACCTCTAGCATCCATAACTATTTGCCTGGGGTCTTTGGCCACTGGAGACTACTCTGTCCCTTCATGCAACAGGTCAAAGTGCCAGGAAATTAAAAACCCATTGGGAACAGCCAATGGCTGGTGGGAGTTTGTAGTAAGTACCCAAGCTCCCTTGCTGCTGAGATGGGATGACCCTGAGGCAAGTCTTCCTCTTGTTTCTCAGAGTTCCCAGCTCCAGTTGTCCACAGTGGATACTGCTGAACAATGCATCATTGATTggcttcctttcttctccttgGTCGCCTCCTCACATTCCTACTGGTGTTTTCTGGGATCACCTCTCACATAAACTACTAGCACTCAGATTCTTTTCTTAGAGTTGGCTTCTGgcagaaaccaaaacagaacagTACCTCACTCCAGGTCAAATGGAATCGAACTTGGAGTTTGGACTCTCGGCAGTTTCAACATATCTGTCTATGCAGAGGGGCGTGGGGGCTGGGAAGGACAGACAAAGGATCTGGAGGTGGACAGCATCCCCTCTCCTGTCCAGCCTCTGGCACTCACCCCTGTGACGACGTGCCACAATCACAGATGGAACACCAAATGCTGCATCTCCAAGCATGTCCAGGaacaggtctttctttttgacaGGGTCATCTGTCCCACCTAAGTACTTCTCAGTGATCACTGGAGTCAGTTCCTCAGGGATGGCCTGAATGGATCAAGAGTGAAAAGTGACCACCAGCTGCCCACCCCCAGGTGAGCCGACGTCGCTTCTCCACCCAGTGAGGAAAGCTTGCATTAATAGGACACCAATCAAGCCCTTTGCAGCTCTCATCCAGGGCAGCAAGGTGGGAAAGGCACGAAAATGGGGGCAGAACCCTCAGGTCTTAGTCTTTGATCTGCCATTTAAGTGCTATATGGTTTTGGGCAAGTTCCTTCCCTTTTGGGGCCTCAACCACTTCCCATGATTCACTGGACTCTTACAAAAAGGGGGTAGGACTTCCACAAGAGCGATGCAGCTGTCTTCTGGTCCAGTTTACCTTCAGAGACTGGATAGCCcagaaactgttaaaaaaaaaaaaaggattacacACCTGTGACTCATTGAGAATTAATAGGAAGAAACAACCAAGGAAACAAACACAGACCAAAGAGGCTCTTACTTTGCCATGCTCTGATGAGCATGGGCTTTGTTAAGTTGGACAAAATCAATGAATCAAATGGACTTATATTCAGGGACTCAAGGAGTATAGGAGGATGAAAAATGTTTTGCAGAAGCTGCCCCAATTCTTTGCAGCCTACTGTGACATTTATCAGGCTAGAATCCCCCCAGTGCTCAGTGAGTCAGAAGGGAAGGCTGAAGCCAGGTAGTGTTAAAGTAGAGGGCTGTGGAGCAGATGACATAGGCCTGCCTCAGATGTCTGAGGGAGCCCCGACTCCTGCCTTTAGGGCTTTGGTCCTTTAGGATAACCTCTGAAATCCCTCTGAGGGGAAAGTCCTTCTTCCCTTTTagaagtcaattttaactcacaagACAGCATGTTTCTCTGAATCTTTCCAATTAGATTACTAAGAGCATGTGCAGAGACTTACAGAGAAAATATGAAAGCACCAAACCTGAGGTAGGGGGCCCTGGACCTGAGGCTTAGCTCTTCTTAACTCCCGAGCTCCATCCCCATTCCAGGCTTTGGTTTTCCCACATGAACCATTATTATCTCTACAGGCCCTCCCAGCATTGACGTTTCAGGGTTCATTGATTGGAAGGACGCAGTGTTTGGGGGAGGGGTTCCCATGGGCAGCACCACCCATTTGACCATCTCAGAGAAGATTTTCATGGAAATATCAACTCATTCTGAAGGCAACCGGCACCCTCCACTCAAAGAGGGCCTTGGAGAATGAAGAGCTCATCCTAACTTGAGATGGTGGTGGGGTAGAGTCTAAGATGCGTCCACTTTCTCACTTTTGGAATAATCCAGCCAAACTCTTGCTTGTTGATTCCAACAATGTAGGGGACGGTGTTGAATTTCTTTTCTGCCATAATCTCTTCAGGTGTCTTTGGCAACAGCATCCCATCAACCACAatgggcaggaagggataggtCTGGAAGAGAACAGAGTAGTGAGGCCAGAGCTGGGCGGAGTcagtggtggggagggggtgacCAACTTCAGCTTCTGTTAGGATGACATAATTGCTGCTGCCCAGAGTGGGTGCACGTGGTTGTGCTGTGTGGGCTATGTGCATTGCCTTGCTgaggttaaaacaaacaaacaaagctcaGGCACACTCCTCTTTTTCTCACACCTACATTCAGTCTGTCAGCAAATCCTGTATGCTATTCCTTCAAAAATATCCACACTCCCATCCCTTCTCATCACACTGCACTACTACTACCCTAGGTCAAGCCGCCATCTTGCCTTGCCTGAATTATGTACAGCAATGTAACAGCCTCCCATTGGGCTCACCTCATCTGCCCTTGTCCCTTCCCTACAGTTTATTTTCAACACAGCAGCCAAACAGACCCTTTGTGAAATCTAAGGTTATGTTACCCCTCTGTTCAAAACCCTCCAATGGGTTCTCATCTTGATTTGAATCAAAATCTAAATCCTTTAAATGGCCACGCCCCCACCTCCCATTACCTCTTTATCCTGAAGCCTAGTCTATCCCCTCACTGATCCACTCAAGTTACACTGACCTTGTGCCCTGGGCCTTTGCGGAAGCTGTTCCCTGTGCCTAGAGCACtgttcctccagttttcctgagAACTGGCTTCCTCACCTCCTCCAGAACTtggctcaaatatcaccttctcacTGAGCCATTCCCTGATCCTTCTACTTAAAATTCAAACCACGGACATACGCACTGGCAGGTTCTACCCcaatttcttgctttatttttctccataacacTGACTTCCATCAAGCACGTCACACACTTTGTTTATCGTAACCCCCACAACCAGAATGTTAGGTTCTAAGAGAGTAgggaattttgtcttttttggtctGTTTCGGTGCTCTGGCCCCAGTTTCTAAATCagatcctggcacatagtaagtgcttattAAATAATCACTGAGAGACTGAATATATCCAATTGATTCTTCAGGGCATCACTTCCCAGGGAGGGGGCAGAGAGGACAGGAGTGTAAGATGGTACAGAGGCAATGTCACCAGAAGCTAGTAACCTGTTGGAAGGTGGCAGATGAAGAGGGAGATGGGGAGGATGCGGCTAAAGTATCCAGCCTGTGTGGCTGGGAGAAGGGTGCACCCAGGACTGAGACCCTTGGCTCCCTCCCTGAGGCCCTGTAAAGAGTGCAGCTTGCACAGTCAACCAACCCTGGCCTCTCAGGAGAAGATTTGGGCTCCTCAGTGAAGGTTCCTGAAGAAACTCTTTATCCAGGTAACATCTCTGCCACCCCATGGAAGAAGATTCTAGCCCAGCCTCCACCCCAAGGGGCATTTTGGGGAGCAGGAAATATAAGCAAGAGAAGGTTAGACTGGGTCCATATGGCACAGAACTGATGACTGGGAGCACTGGACTGGGAGTCTGGGAAATGGGCTCCAGTCCTGCCTCTGGCCCTCCTGGCTGTGTTACCCAGGCCAGTCactgcccctctctgggccttggtaaTATAAACACAAGGAGTTACTGTGATTCCACAAAAAGGAGGATTCTTTCATCCACATTTCACTGGAGCTTAAAGTGCCAGGCTTGAAAGTTGTAGTTAAAATAACGAAGGCCCTTACCTCTCTGGGGTCTCCAAGTAAATCAAGACTGAGGAATTTCTGTGTAGACAAAGGCAGAGGCTGTGAATGAGAAGCCTTCCTGGGAAAGAAGCTGATCTTTTGTTAGCTGAGCCCTGGAGGTAAAGGGCTGTCCTTCCAGGTGCCACCCTGGCTGGGCTGAGAGGAAGTGGGCCGGACCCTGGCTCCCCTGGTATAGGACGGGGGAGGGGACGGCAGGAACAAAGCAAGGACAACATCTGGGGTCCCCAATCTAGAGTCGCTGGACATCTCTTGTTTGTGCCACCCTGCCCTGCATCTATTTCCTCTTCTGTtggagaccaaaaccaaacctgttgcagtcgagtcatttctgacccatactcaccgtataggacagagtaaaactgccctataaggtttccaaggagtgactgatggatttgaactgttgaccttttggttagcagttgtagttcttaacaactgtgccaccagggttgactatctaaaaaaaaaaaacaaaactagcacCCCAATTTTCCTTTGGGGACTTTCCTCTTCCCCACTCTCACCCCTTTGGTCAGAAATGTATGTTTGACCTGAGGTGCTCTGTCTCCCTGATCACAATGATTATTTCAGGAATGGTACTTGCTCATGTCATTTTACCCCAAAACTTTTGAGGAAATTATTGGGAAATGGTCATCTCTTTCCAGTAGGGTTTCTAAACTGGTAAAATGTACGTTTAGAGTGCCATCGTTTTCTTTAATACCCCAGGGGACAAAACTGCCTCAGAGTGAAGCCAGCACTGAGCATAGGAAGCTGAGAGgtagagacataaaaaaaaaacaaacgaaacccactgccgttgagtcgatcctgactcacagtgaccctgtaggacagagaagaattgtccCATAAGTTCCCAagaagcggctagtggatttgaactgcagtcctttttggttagcagccgaactctcaaCCTCTGCACctccagagacagagagactccCCGTAATATCATTTGAGCACCAGGATCCAGGTGTGTCTGAAACTACCTACTCTTTTCAGTTACCTGAAGATTCTGTTACAAcacgttcctttttttttttggcttgagaCACTTTGAGATGAGTTTTTTCACCTTGCACGAAAAATTCCTGACTCATACAAGCTCACTGAAACTCACTCTACCCCTGCCTCGCCACGGCTGTCCTTGGTGTGTGGTCATCAAAATTGCACTGAATGTTACATTACACTGCAGCGAATATGCCTGACAAGTATGCAGGAAGTGACTCAGCAgccaagggtgtgtgtgtgtgtgtattggggaCAGTGAATAATCATGGAAAGCACTTCCAAATGATCACAGAAAGTCCCAAAAGGAGATTTTAGGACTCTTAGGTACTCTGGGTTTTCCCAAATTCACCAACTCTCCCCTTATAAGTAGGGTCCTTTGTGTCTCATAAAGAATTGTTAAAATATTTGCCTCTTTCCAGGCATCAGAAAATACTTGTGTGTTAATTCTTTGAACACTTTGGTCACCTTATTAGGGGTTGAGACACCAGGATCCAAGCCCAGAAACCACACTGGGCTCAACCCATGGGGATACATGCAGAGTCCAGTGCTCTATGCCTGCCCCTGGGAAACCCTGGAAGAATCCTCAGAAGGCCAGGGTCCAGACTGAGAGTCCCAAGGCTCAGGCTACTTCGGAGCTCACATTCACACCCTTGCCCCACAAAGGGAATAGCTTGGCTTTAAGTCCAGTATTCTATGAGGTGTGCGACCTGCTGTAGCTTCTCTGAGATGACAGATGCCATAGCCATCCACCAATCTGCAAATGCCACCTTCTATGTGAAGCATCCCTGCTGGTTAAAATGAAGGCTTCCTCCTTTGTACTCTCACCACAGTTAACAATGGGTGCGTTTTTCCTTGGACAGTTCCTTGTCTGCATCATCGACTCTGACACCCCCCATAGAGTTagcatggatggatagatgaaagGATGCATGCATGAATGGATGGGGTTGGTCAATAAATGGAGCATGGATGAGTTGAACAAATAACTGGATAGATGGACGGTAACTGGCGGACAGAGGAATCATTGGTTTTTGGAGTGAAGATATATGGTGGTTGGAAGATGAATGGATGCTGGATGGATTGATAACAGATGGAAGTAATATTATTGATGGATTAGTGGATTGACTGATATTAGATTGGTGAAGCGATATTGATGGATTGGATAGATTTGTAGTTGAGTAGATAGATGGTAAAATGataaatggatagatggatgggtggatggatggctaCCCTAAAATCTCAGTTGAGGCAGGGTCTCAGGAAATCTAGAAAACTGGGCTACTACTGAGTTATAATTTAGGTAGTTTCTAAATTAACCCAGATAAATTGTGACAAACTTTGTTCTTAAAAACCTTGCCCGAAAAATTCAGGATGGTGGTTTCCTCTGAGAAGGAAGGGGCAGAAGGGAACTAGTAAGGGATGTCCAGGGATTTTTAGCCAAATCTGTAATGgttaatttcttaaaaatatatctGCAATCGAGGATGGCAAAATAACAAGTTCTGATAGAACTGGGGGATTACCACAGAATTCCTCattaatattattttacttttctgacATTTGATATATTTCACGATAAAAAAGGATAGAAGAAATTACTTATTGATATCCTTAGGCTAACGCTGCTCCTGAGAGAAAAGGAACTACCCAGGTAGATTTTTCAGGTAAAGGTGGCAGCTGAAATGATAAAGCCTGGGGCCAAGTTTAAAGGGTGGGACTTATGTAGCCACAAGAATGAATGCACCTACCGTTTTCAGCGATGTCTCCAAGAGTTCCTCCTCTGTCTTCTGGCGCAGGCAGTGAACCATGACAGCAGAGGTGGTGGTTTTACACCCAGCCAAGATAGCAAATTTCTGTGGCGATAACAGGTTACAGCAGAATCCAAGAGTGATATCCCTTCCCTCAAACAATGTAGACAGAATGTTTTACCCCTATCCTATTTCTTAAGGTAGCATATGATAgtagaaaaaaaacagaaggtgTGGGCCCTGGGTCCTAGTCTTGCCTCTATTACTAATTTGAATTGTGATTTGCGCCAATTACGCATTCTCTCTGTCGGTTACCTTAAACAGAACCAGTTGTCCTCAAgccaattacaactcatggcaactccatgtgtttcagagtaagactgtgcttcatagggttttcaatggctctgatctttcaaaagtagatcaccaggccttcttctgagtgcttaaccgtttccaccacccaggggctcctcagtTACCTTATGTCTGTTTAAAAGGGCATAATGATCTCAAAGCTGAATGTCTAAAGAGAGTCAGTGtggagtggtggttaagagcaccaACTCTCAATAACATTGCCTGAATTCCTatttcagctctgccacttgcatTTGACTTAcatttgaccttgggcaagtcacttaacttctctgttgtCAGTTTCTACAACtatggtggtgttgttgttgtgtgccattcagctgattctgacacatagtcgccttacgtgacagagtagaactgctctataaggttttttagggtgtaatctttatgggagctgattgccaggtctttgttgatggagtggctggtgggttcaaagtgacgacctttcagttagcagccaagcacttaacctatGTGCCACGAAGGCTCCTCAGCTTCTCCACCCATAGATGGGGATAATGACTGGCCTATCTTAATACCTGAAAGGGCTCAGAAGGGCACCAACACATATTAAAACATGTGCAGAACTACGGGAGGTCCAGTTAAGATGACTCACATGAAGGCACTTCAGAAACTACAGAATATCATGTAACTCTGAGGCCTAAAGGAAAATAGCCTGGCATCTGTCCCAATGCATAGCAGATGTTGCTTCAAAGTTAAACAAGACAATATGCAAATGAATGGATGTGgtggtgttccaataaaactttatttatggacactgaaatttgaatttcatataattttcacaggTTGTGAAATACTGttcttcttctgatttttttcaattacttaaaaatataaaaatcattcttagctcatgggtcataaaaaataaacaaataatgggCAAGATTCTAAGACAAGCTGAGGGGCTCAGATCACTGCTTGGAGAGCTAGTGACACAAGCCCAGGACCTTTTGCCctctttaaaagtaaaaaaaaggtaaaaaaaagatTCCGCTGAAGGAGAGGCTTGCTTCAGCCTATCTTGGAGTTGGACTGGTCCATCCAGCACATCTTTGTCCCCA
This window harbors:
- the LOC126064515 gene encoding liver carboxylesterase 1-like isoform X7; protein product: MRFFALVLASLAAAMVRGHPSSPPVVDTVHGKVLGKFVSLEGFAQPVAVFLGIPFAKPPLGSLRFAPPQPAESWSFVKDATSYPPMCSQDAFSEEMTWQFITNRNETIPHKFSEDCLYLNIYTPADLRRKSRLPVMVWIHGGGLMMGGASMYDGLALSAHEDVVVVTIQYRLGIWGFFSTGDEHSPGNWGLLDQVAALHWVQENIANFGGNPGSVTIFGESAGGASVSVLVLSPLAKNLFHRAISESGVALSIVLVKNESRSAAEKFAILAGCKTTTSAVMVHCLRQKTEEELLETSLKTKFLSLDLLGDPRETYPFLPIVVDGMLLPKTPEEIMAEKKFNTVPYIVGINKQEFGWIIPKFLGYPVSEGKLDQKTAASLLWKSYPLFAIPEELTPVITEKYLGGTDDPVKKKDLFLDMLGDAAFGVPSVIVARRHRDAGGPTYMYEFQYRPSFSPEMKPKTVIGDHGDELFSVFGAPFLKESGTEEEVKLSKMVMKLWANFARNGDPNGEGLPHWPAYDQKEGYLEIGITTKAAQKLKDKEVAFWTEVLAKKAAEKPAQTEHIEL
- the LOC126064515 gene encoding liver carboxylesterase 1-like isoform X6; this encodes MRFLALVLASIAAAMVQAGHPSSPPVVDTVHGKVLGKFVSLEGFAQPVAVFLGIPFAKPPLGSLRFAPPQPAESWSFVKDATSYPPMCSQDAFSEEMTWQFITNRNETIPHKFSEDCLYLNIYTPADLRRKSRLPVMVWIHGGGLMMGGASMYDGLALSAHEDVVVVTIQYRLGIWGFFSTGDEHSPGNWGLLDQVAALHWVQENIANFGGNPGSVTIFGESAGGASVSVLVLSPLAKNLFHRAISESGVALSIVLVKNESRSAAEKFAILAGCKTTTSAVMVHCLRQKTEEELLETSLKTKFLSLDLLGDPRETYPFLPIVVDGMLLPKTPEEIMAEKKFNTVPYIVGINKQEFGWIIPKFLGYPVSEGKLDQKTAASLLWKSYPLFAIPEELTPVITEKYLGGTDDPVKKKDLFLDMLGDAAFGVPSVIVARRHRDAGGPTYMYEFQYRPSFSPEMKPKTVIGDHGDELFSVFGAPFLKESGTEEEVKLSKMVMKLWANFARNGDPNGEGLPHWPAYDQKEGYLEIGITTKAAQKLKDKEVAFWTEVLAKKAAEKPAQTEHIEL